In Halopseudomonas xinjiangensis, a single genomic region encodes these proteins:
- a CDS encoding putative urea ABC transporter substrate-binding protein, with the protein MPNRYRTSLSALALALSATASMGAAAQDSYRIAWTIYAGSMPLGYAEDAGILKKWGDKYGFDLEAVQMNDYIEAQTQFAAGEFDGAIAITLDALTIPAGSGVDTTAVVPLSTSAGSDGIVMRGKDKTIEDLKGKRINLVELSGSHYMLARALDKAGMSEKDVTVVNTSDADIASAFEDPSTQAVSTWKPQLTQILEQYPDTTLVFDSSDIHGEIVDALVVQTEKLEKNPDLGKAIAGAWYEVMEMMQADHPQHEEFMQYMASALNTDEKGLASQLETIDFFTPEEARELVTGDEYEAKLKAMTTFAFQHGLLGDNVPNEGYIGIETGDGDIIGNAGNVKLRFPTTWIEQP; encoded by the coding sequence ATGCCGAATCGATACAGAACTAGCCTGAGTGCCCTGGCCCTGGCCCTGAGCGCCACCGCTTCCATGGGCGCCGCCGCCCAGGATTCCTACCGCATTGCCTGGACCATCTATGCCGGTTCCATGCCTCTGGGTTACGCCGAAGACGCCGGCATTCTGAAAAAGTGGGGCGACAAGTACGGCTTCGATCTGGAAGCGGTCCAGATGAACGACTACATCGAAGCACAAACCCAGTTCGCCGCAGGCGAGTTCGACGGTGCAATTGCGATCACGCTCGATGCGCTGACCATCCCGGCCGGGTCCGGCGTCGACACCACCGCCGTGGTGCCGCTGAGCACCTCTGCCGGCAGCGATGGCATCGTGATGCGTGGCAAGGACAAAACCATCGAGGATCTAAAAGGCAAAAGGATCAACCTGGTCGAACTCTCCGGCTCGCACTACATGCTGGCGCGAGCGCTCGATAAGGCAGGTATGTCAGAGAAAGACGTCACCGTGGTGAATACCTCGGACGCCGATATCGCCAGCGCGTTCGAAGATCCGTCCACCCAGGCGGTATCGACCTGGAAGCCGCAGCTTACGCAGATCCTCGAGCAGTATCCTGATACCACACTGGTGTTCGATTCGTCCGATATTCACGGCGAGATCGTCGATGCTCTGGTCGTGCAGACCGAAAAGCTGGAGAAGAACCCGGACCTGGGCAAGGCCATCGCTGGAGCCTGGTACGAAGTGATGGAGATGATGCAGGCGGATCATCCCCAGCATGAAGAATTCATGCAATACATGGCCTCGGCACTAAACACCGATGAGAAAGGCCTGGCCAGCCAGCTCGAGACCATCGACTTTTTTACTCCCGAAGAAGCCAGGGAACTGGTGACCGGCGATGAATACGAAGCCAAGCTCAAGGCCATGACGACCTTCGCCTTTCAACACGGTTTGCTGGGCGACAACGTGCCCAATGAAGGCTATATCGGCATCGAAACAGGCGACGGGGACATCATCGGTAACGCCGGCAACGTGAAGTTGCGCTTCCCGACTACCTGGATCGAGCAGCCATGA
- a CDS encoding LysR family transcriptional regulator, producing MDSISLNLLRIYLAVVEAGGISNAQAILNKDASTISRALSKLEAQLNLVLCERGRQGFLLTREGEKVYQEALKLFSSLRGFQQKVAGLSANDSDSLHISLIDNIITDPQCPLQPALQALHQRYGDKVDLDIQVHAPADTEKQLLDRRTDLAVGIFESKHEHLTYHTLYQESDSLYCFHDSPLGRLIAQGAEDTAIYAALLTQDLIARKFLKHQDLESFAQDHRGQVSFASNLEAIVLSILSGRYVGFIPQHYARSWQRSGQLLAVLPERFAHHSRIELAYQQENVKARPILAHFRDLLLRS from the coding sequence ATGGACTCGATCAGCCTGAATCTGCTTCGTATTTATCTGGCCGTGGTAGAAGCCGGCGGCATATCCAACGCCCAGGCGATTCTGAACAAGGACGCCTCCACCATCAGCCGCGCGCTGTCCAAACTGGAAGCGCAGCTGAACCTGGTGCTCTGCGAACGTGGACGCCAGGGATTTCTTCTCACCCGCGAGGGCGAAAAGGTCTACCAGGAGGCCTTGAAGCTGTTTTCCAGCCTGCGTGGCTTTCAACAGAAAGTCGCAGGGCTCAGCGCAAACGACAGCGATAGCCTGCACATCAGCCTTATCGACAACATCATCACCGATCCCCAGTGCCCGCTGCAGCCAGCCCTGCAGGCTCTGCACCAGCGCTACGGCGACAAAGTCGATCTCGACATCCAAGTGCATGCTCCGGCAGACACGGAGAAACAGTTGCTGGACCGCAGGACAGACCTGGCGGTAGGTATTTTCGAGAGCAAGCACGAGCATCTGACCTATCACACGCTCTATCAGGAATCGGATTCACTGTACTGTTTCCATGACTCGCCGCTCGGCCGCTTGATCGCTCAGGGAGCAGAGGACACCGCAATCTACGCCGCCCTGCTCACGCAGGACCTGATCGCACGCAAGTTCCTCAAACATCAGGATCTGGAATCCTTTGCCCAGGATCACCGTGGTCAGGTCTCGTTTGCCTCGAATCTGGAGGCGATCGTCCTGTCCATTCTCTCCGGTCGCTATGTCGGGTTTATTCCGCAACACTACGCGCGGAGCTGGCAGCGGTCCGGCCAGCTTCTCGCGGTCCTGCCCGAGCGCTTCGCTCACCATTCCCGGATAGAACTGGCGTACCAGCAGGAGAACGTGAAGGCGCGCCCCATATTGGCGCATTTTCGGGATCTGCTGCTCCGATCCTGA
- a CDS encoding VOC family protein, with the protein MFSHVMLGANDMQESKAFYDAILGVVGCKPGVMDEKGRCFWFTKTGVFAITKPLNGEPACNGNGSTIGFAMDSPEQADAWHAAGIASGGVTCEDPPGVRQGSTGQIYLAYLRDPAGNKICALHRMS; encoded by the coding sequence ATGTTTAGCCATGTCATGCTCGGCGCCAACGATATGCAGGAATCCAAGGCTTTTTATGACGCCATACTGGGCGTAGTCGGCTGCAAACCCGGCGTCATGGACGAGAAGGGTCGCTGCTTCTGGTTCACCAAAACCGGCGTCTTCGCCATCACCAAGCCGCTGAACGGCGAGCCCGCCTGCAACGGCAACGGGAGCACCATCGGCTTCGCCATGGACAGCCCTGAGCAGGCCGATGCCTGGCATGCAGCCGGTATCGCCAGCGGTGGCGTGACCTGCGAGGACCCGCCGGGCGTGCGCCAGGGTTCTACCGGTCAGATTTACCTCGCCTACCTCCGCGACCCGGCTGGCAACAAGATCTGCGCATTGCACCGTATGAGCTGA
- the bfr gene encoding bacterioferritin, translating to MKGHQEVIDCLIELLRGELGARDQYFLHSRLYEDMGYAKLYERINHEMEEETQHADAILKRILFLEGIPDMRPSVIHPGFTVPDMLAADLKLEYEVRDNLAGAIALCERHGDYQTRQILEIQLKDTEEDHAYWLEQQLRLIKLVGMQNYLQSQV from the coding sequence ATGAAAGGCCACCAGGAAGTCATCGATTGTCTCATCGAGCTGCTGCGCGGAGAGCTCGGCGCGCGCGACCAGTATTTCCTGCACTCGCGGCTTTACGAAGACATGGGCTACGCGAAGCTGTACGAGCGCATCAACCATGAAATGGAAGAGGAAACGCAGCACGCCGATGCCATTCTCAAGCGCATTCTGTTTCTCGAAGGCATCCCGGACATGCGTCCGTCGGTCATTCATCCCGGTTTCACCGTACCGGACATGCTGGCCGCGGACCTGAAGCTGGAATACGAAGTGCGAGACAACCTGGCAGGCGCTATCGCGCTGTGTGAACGCCACGGTGACTACCAGACCCGCCAGATTCTCGAGATCCAGTTGAAGGATACCGAGGAAGACCACGCGTACTGGCTCGAGCAGCAGCTACGCCTGATCAAGCTGGTCGGTATGCAGAACTACCTGCAATCGCAGGTCTGA
- a CDS encoding MFS transporter yields MNISDVTVSPEWQPAGRREWLGLAVLVLPTLLLALDMTVLHLAAPHLSADLQPTSSQLLWILDIYGFMVAGFLITMGTLGDRIGRRRLLLAGAFAFGLASVAAAFATSAGMLIATRALLGIAGATLMPSTLSLIRNMFHIERERTLAITIWMTGFIVGSAIGPLVGGLMLEFFWWGSVFLLAVPVMALLLIVGPTLLPEFRDEQAGRLDFASAVLCVTALLLVIFGLKDTARDGVNLLACAAAVAGCAIGFAFVRRQKRLADPMFDMALFRRRAFTVSVTAMMLSLLALSGSWLMIFQYLQGVSGLSALEAGLVMLPAAVIQTCASLLVPRVARGLRPAVFVSLGLGLAVVGLLVLLLVQGRDGIGLIVLGTVLLGVGIMPMMILGTDLVVSAAPKEKTGAAAATSETASELGMAMGIAVIGSVGAAVYRRHVAGELPAGLSAEHAEIAGDTIGGALAVSRQLPPELGEALLAVAQSGFAEALHANALIGAAIMAGTALLTALCLSEVKLEAGAH; encoded by the coding sequence ATGAACATATCCGATGTGACCGTTTCGCCAGAATGGCAACCCGCCGGGCGCCGCGAATGGCTGGGATTGGCCGTGCTGGTATTGCCGACCCTGTTGCTGGCGCTCGACATGACCGTGCTGCATCTGGCCGCCCCGCACCTGAGTGCCGACTTGCAACCGACCAGTTCGCAGTTGCTGTGGATACTCGACATCTACGGCTTCATGGTGGCCGGGTTCCTGATCACCATGGGTACGCTGGGCGACCGGATCGGCCGCCGGCGGCTGTTGCTCGCTGGGGCTTTTGCCTTCGGTCTGGCGTCGGTCGCGGCGGCGTTCGCCACGTCTGCAGGTATGTTGATTGCCACGCGTGCGCTGCTCGGTATAGCCGGCGCCACCTTGATGCCGTCTACGCTCTCACTGATCCGCAACATGTTTCACATCGAGCGCGAACGTACCCTGGCGATTACCATCTGGATGACCGGATTCATCGTCGGTAGCGCCATCGGGCCGCTGGTTGGCGGTTTGATGCTGGAGTTCTTCTGGTGGGGTTCGGTGTTCCTGCTGGCGGTGCCTGTCATGGCGCTGCTGCTTATCGTCGGGCCGACATTGCTGCCGGAGTTTCGCGACGAGCAGGCAGGTCGGCTCGACTTTGCCAGCGCCGTCTTGTGCGTGACGGCGCTGTTGCTGGTTATTTTCGGCTTGAAAGACACCGCGCGCGACGGCGTCAATCTGCTTGCCTGCGCCGCGGCTGTTGCGGGCTGTGCCATCGGCTTCGCCTTCGTCCGCCGGCAGAAGCGGCTGGCCGATCCGATGTTCGACATGGCCCTGTTCCGCCGTCGTGCGTTTACCGTGTCGGTCACGGCGATGATGCTCTCGCTGCTTGCCCTTTCCGGCTCCTGGCTGATGATCTTCCAGTATCTGCAAGGCGTAAGCGGGCTCAGCGCGCTGGAGGCCGGGCTGGTCATGTTGCCGGCCGCCGTCATCCAGACCTGCGCCTCGCTGCTGGTTCCGCGCGTGGCTCGTGGCCTGAGGCCCGCGGTCTTTGTCAGCCTTGGTCTTGGCTTGGCCGTGGTCGGCTTGCTCGTGTTGCTATTGGTTCAGGGGCGCGACGGGATCGGGCTCATCGTGCTGGGGACGGTACTGTTGGGTGTCGGGATCATGCCGATGATGATTCTCGGCACGGATCTGGTCGTGAGCGCTGCGCCGAAGGAAAAGACCGGCGCCGCGGCAGCGACATCCGAAACGGCGTCCGAGCTGGGCATGGCCATGGGCATTGCGGTGATCGGCAGCGTCGGCGCAGCGGTGTATCGGCGACACGTCGCAGGCGAACTGCCTGCCGGGCTGAGCGCCGAACACGCCGAGATAGCCGGGGACACCATTGGCGGCGCCCTGGCCGTTTCCCGTCAGTTGCCGCCGGAGTTGGGGGAGGCGCTGCTTGCTGTTGCCCAAAGCGGCTTCGCTGAAGCACTGCATGCCAATGCGCTGATCGGGGCAGCAATCATGGCTGGCACGGCGCTGCTGACGGCGCTGTGCCTGAGTGAGGTGAAACTGGAGGCCGGCGCGCACTAA
- a CDS encoding putative bifunctional diguanylate cyclase/phosphodiesterase, with product MLAGRYDLFLVLISFVVAMLASYTALDLSGRIASAKGAAVRYWISGGALAMGFGIWSMHFIGMLAFKLPIPLGYDLTFTVGSLILAILTSGLALWLVSQPDMSWRDNLLGALIMGAGISSMHYLGMGALRMQPGIVYDPVLVVASLLVATAASGSALRIAFALRRRLVRVKVMRGGAAVIMGFAIVGMHYIGMAAANFPEGSYCAAAVEGLDTQWLASLVIVITVAILAITLLLSLLDARLAAKTELLSSSLARANRKLMELALQDSLTKLPNRLLLEERINECIARARRHGRTFAVMFLDLDGFKPINDAFGHHTGDELLCVVANRLNGHMRSRDTLARVGGDEFVLLAEISDGEDVSAIAEQIIELVNRPFPVGEHELRISTSVGIALYPRDGDNKQELLMNADAAMYHAKHNGRNDYSFFEPAMNVDARAQLKLLHELRLGIEREELVLHFQPKFCASTGAPMGAEALVRWQHPELGLLAPDRFIGLAEQAGLITRIDEWVLNAAARQLQAWRAAGHTTWQVAVNISGLHVRHHGLVGHVRDVLARYDLPAQNLAIEITETMAVRDAEAIAMLEELAALGVCLSIDDFGSGYSSLSYIKRLPVRELKIDRSFISEVCAGGIDAAIVASVVTLGRALNLRVVAEGIEDAEQQALLSELGCDVLQGFWLGRPVPASQFLASGQPAVEAVPTA from the coding sequence ATGCTGGCCGGCCGCTACGATCTGTTTCTGGTATTGATCTCCTTTGTCGTCGCGATGCTTGCGTCCTACACAGCACTCGACCTGTCGGGACGCATCGCGTCGGCCAAGGGCGCAGCGGTGCGCTACTGGATAAGCGGTGGCGCGCTGGCCATGGGCTTTGGTATCTGGTCGATGCATTTCATCGGCATGCTGGCCTTCAAGCTGCCGATTCCTCTTGGTTACGATCTGACGTTCACGGTGGGGTCACTGATCCTCGCCATACTGACCTCGGGCCTGGCTCTCTGGCTCGTCAGCCAGCCTGACATGTCCTGGCGAGACAATCTCCTCGGCGCGTTGATCATGGGCGCGGGGATCAGCTCCATGCACTATCTGGGCATGGGTGCGCTGCGCATGCAGCCCGGCATCGTTTATGACCCGGTGCTGGTCGTCGCCTCTCTGCTGGTTGCCACTGCCGCATCGGGCTCTGCCCTGCGCATCGCCTTCGCGTTGCGCAGGCGCCTGGTACGGGTCAAGGTCATGCGCGGCGGCGCCGCGGTCATCATGGGGTTTGCCATCGTCGGGATGCACTATATCGGCATGGCGGCAGCCAACTTCCCGGAGGGCAGCTATTGCGCGGCAGCGGTCGAAGGACTGGATACACAGTGGTTGGCGAGCCTGGTGATCGTCATCACAGTGGCCATTCTGGCAATAACCCTCCTGCTCTCGCTGCTCGACGCACGCCTCGCTGCAAAAACCGAGCTGCTCAGCTCTTCGCTGGCTCGGGCCAACCGCAAGCTGATGGAGCTCGCCCTGCAGGACAGCCTGACCAAGCTGCCGAACCGGCTGTTGCTCGAAGAACGGATCAACGAATGTATCGCCCGGGCCAGGCGGCACGGCCGTACCTTCGCAGTCATGTTCCTCGATCTGGATGGCTTCAAGCCGATCAACGATGCCTTCGGTCACCACACCGGTGATGAGCTGCTCTGCGTGGTCGCCAATCGTCTCAACGGTCACATGCGCTCGCGCGATACGCTTGCCCGGGTTGGCGGCGACGAGTTCGTCCTGCTGGCCGAGATATCCGATGGCGAGGACGTGAGCGCCATTGCGGAGCAGATCATAGAGCTGGTCAACCGACCCTTCCCAGTTGGCGAGCATGAGCTGCGCATTTCCACCAGCGTCGGCATCGCGCTGTATCCCAGAGACGGGGACAACAAGCAGGAGCTGCTGATGAATGCCGACGCCGCCATGTACCACGCGAAACATAACGGACGTAACGACTACAGCTTCTTCGAACCGGCGATGAACGTCGACGCTCGCGCCCAACTCAAGCTGCTGCATGAGCTGCGCCTGGGTATCGAGCGCGAGGAATTGGTCCTGCATTTCCAGCCCAAGTTCTGCGCCAGTACGGGCGCGCCGATGGGTGCCGAAGCGCTGGTGCGCTGGCAGCATCCGGAGCTGGGTTTGCTCGCCCCTGATCGATTCATCGGGCTGGCCGAACAGGCCGGACTGATTACCCGTATCGACGAATGGGTGCTGAACGCAGCGGCACGCCAGTTGCAGGCGTGGCGCGCAGCCGGCCATACCACCTGGCAGGTCGCGGTGAACATTTCAGGGTTGCATGTGAGACATCACGGGCTGGTGGGACACGTGCGGGACGTGTTGGCCCGCTACGATTTGCCCGCCCAGAACCTGGCCATCGAGATCACCGAGACCATGGCGGTTCGCGACGCTGAGGCCATCGCCATGCTCGAGGAACTGGCAGCGCTCGGCGTTTGCTTGTCGATCGATGACTTCGGATCAGGCTATTCCAGCCTTTCCTATATCAAGCGCCTGCCCGTGCGCGAACTGAAAATCGACCGCAGCTTCATCAGCGAAGTGTGCGCCGGTGGCATCGACGCGGCGATCGTGGCATCGGTCGTGACGCTGGGCAGGGCGCTGAATCTGCGCGTCGTGGCGGAGGGCATCGAGGATGCCGAGCAACAGGCGCTGTTGTCTGAACTAGGCTGCGACGTGCTTCAGGGGTTCTGGTTGGGGCGACCGGTACCGGCCAGTCAGTTCCTCGCCAGCGGCCAACCGGCGGTGGAAGCCGTTCCAACGGCCTGA
- a CDS encoding NAD-dependent succinate-semialdehyde dehydrogenase, which produces MSRSKQTINPATEEVIASYDLMSREQANQVIEQTHEAFLQWRKTSFEERATLLRKVAGLIRERKDDYAALMTQEMGKTIAAGKQECELCAAICEYAAEHGPEELAEQTRDIRGGRALISYQPIGVIYGIQPWNFPLYQVIRYSADNLMVGNTILLKHAGNVWGMAMEVEKLYRDAGLPENAFRSLLIDHDTSDAVIEHKLVRGVTLTGSPGAGADIAQKAARVLKKTVLELGSNDAYLVLDDADIEKAVKFCVMGRINNTGQTCVAAKRFIVVESVYDQFRNAFVEAMGKITTGDPTSKDTVMGPMARKDLRDKLHDQVQRSIEGGATCAVGGEIPGGKGYYYPATVLENVKPGQPAYDDELFGPVASLIKVADEAEAMRVANDSPFGLGGGIFSADADRAVKLARDEFDTGMININGYNLAQPNLPFGGVKDSGYGREHGGFGMHEFVNIKAISINEK; this is translated from the coding sequence ATGTCCCGTTCCAAACAGACGATCAATCCCGCTACCGAAGAAGTCATCGCCAGCTACGACCTCATGAGCCGCGAGCAAGCCAATCAGGTCATCGAGCAAACCCACGAAGCCTTCCTGCAATGGCGCAAGACGTCCTTCGAGGAACGGGCCACGCTGCTGCGCAAGGTTGCCGGTCTCATCCGCGAGCGCAAGGATGATTACGCCGCGCTGATGACCCAGGAGATGGGCAAGACCATCGCCGCGGGCAAGCAGGAATGCGAACTGTGCGCGGCCATCTGCGAATACGCTGCCGAGCATGGCCCGGAAGAACTGGCGGAGCAGACTCGTGACATCCGCGGGGGTCGCGCGTTGATCAGCTATCAGCCAATCGGCGTGATCTATGGGATCCAGCCTTGGAATTTCCCGCTTTATCAGGTGATCCGCTATAGCGCAGACAACCTCATGGTCGGCAACACCATCCTGCTCAAGCACGCTGGCAATGTCTGGGGCATGGCGATGGAAGTCGAGAAGCTCTACCGCGATGCCGGCCTGCCGGAAAACGCTTTCCGTTCGCTATTGATCGACCACGACACCTCTGATGCGGTGATCGAACACAAGCTGGTACGCGGCGTTACCTTGACCGGCAGCCCGGGTGCCGGTGCTGACATCGCACAGAAAGCCGCCAGGGTGCTGAAGAAAACCGTGCTGGAGCTAGGCAGCAACGATGCCTATCTGGTACTGGACGACGCCGATATCGAAAAGGCGGTGAAGTTCTGCGTCATGGGTCGTATCAACAACACCGGCCAGACCTGCGTCGCGGCCAAACGCTTCATCGTTGTCGAGTCGGTATACGATCAGTTCCGTAACGCCTTCGTCGAGGCCATGGGCAAAATCACCACAGGCGATCCGACCAGCAAGGATACGGTCATGGGGCCAATGGCCCGTAAGGATCTGCGCGACAAGCTGCATGACCAGGTCCAACGTTCCATCGAAGGCGGCGCTACCTGCGCGGTAGGCGGCGAGATCCCGGGTGGCAAGGGCTATTACTACCCCGCCACCGTGCTGGAAAACGTCAAGCCCGGCCAGCCAGCCTACGATGACGAGCTGTTCGGTCCGGTCGCCTCGCTGATCAAGGTCGCCGACGAAGCGGAAGCCATGCGCGTAGCCAACGATTCGCCTTTCGGCCTGGGCGGCGGCATCTTCTCAGCCGACGCCGATCGCGCCGTGAAGCTGGCTCGCGACGAGTTCGATACCGGCATGATCAACATCAACGGCTACAACCTCGCCCAGCCCAACCTGCCCTTCGGCGGCGTGAAGGACAGCGGCTACGGTCGCGAGCACGGCGGCTTCGGCATGCACGAGTTCGTCAACATCAAGGCCATCTCGATCAACGAGAAGTAA
- a CDS encoding Na/Pi symporter, producing the protein MTTNVETLSDQRSEPTSSRWISWLAVVVLIYLLLAGVGAIGDGFKAAAGDNARELFAFATNPLVGLTIGLAATALIQSSSTVTSIIVGLVAGGLPVSIAIPMIMGANIGTSLTSTIVSLGHVRSGTEFRRAFAAATVHDAFNFTAVAILLPIELLLHPLERVSEALAGLLSTDASLDMDSVNFMDTLLAPASEILEASVSWLPGPVWTGVALIIIGIGTILFVVTAIGKILRRVMVGRAKRIMHASIGRGPVSGIASGAVITVLVQSSSTTTALIVPLAGTGVFSLKQVYPFTLGTNIGTCVTALLAATAIAGPTAEVALQIALVHLLFNLLGIFIIYALPFLRGIPPGIAKTLARLAERSKLYVVGYIGGVFFALPLLMIGFSQL; encoded by the coding sequence ATGACGACCAATGTCGAAACGCTGTCCGATCAACGTTCCGAACCAACCAGTAGCCGATGGATCTCCTGGCTGGCTGTAGTGGTGCTCATTTACCTGCTGCTAGCCGGTGTCGGCGCGATTGGCGATGGATTCAAGGCTGCTGCGGGCGACAATGCCAGAGAATTGTTTGCCTTCGCTACCAACCCTCTGGTCGGCCTCACAATCGGGCTGGCCGCCACCGCACTCATTCAGAGTTCGAGCACCGTCACGTCGATCATCGTCGGGCTGGTCGCCGGGGGGTTGCCGGTGTCCATCGCGATTCCCATGATCATGGGCGCTAATATCGGTACGTCACTGACCAGCACCATCGTCAGCCTCGGGCATGTTCGCAGCGGGACAGAATTTCGCCGAGCCTTCGCTGCGGCCACCGTTCACGACGCCTTCAACTTCACCGCCGTCGCGATCCTGCTGCCGATTGAGTTGCTCCTCCATCCTCTGGAGCGCGTATCCGAGGCGCTAGCCGGGCTGCTGTCCACCGACGCCAGCCTGGACATGGACAGCGTCAACTTCATGGATACATTACTCGCGCCGGCCTCCGAGATACTCGAGGCCAGCGTGAGCTGGCTGCCTGGCCCGGTATGGACCGGCGTCGCGCTAATCATCATTGGCATCGGTACGATCCTGTTCGTCGTTACCGCCATCGGCAAGATACTGCGTCGCGTGATGGTTGGTCGTGCCAAACGCATCATGCACGCGAGCATAGGGCGCGGACCGGTCTCGGGCATCGCTTCGGGCGCCGTTATCACCGTGCTTGTTCAATCGTCTTCCACTACGACTGCGCTCATCGTGCCGCTTGCGGGCACTGGCGTGTTCTCTCTCAAACAGGTGTATCCGTTCACCCTGGGAACCAACATAGGCACCTGTGTGACGGCCCTGCTGGCCGCGACGGCGATTGCGGGCCCTACAGCAGAAGTGGCGCTGCAGATCGCGCTGGTACATCTGCTATTCAACCTGCTCGGCATCTTCATTATCTATGCGCTGCCATTCCTGCGTGGTATCCCGCCTGGGATAGCAAAGACACTTGCCAGGCTTGCCGAACGGAGCAAGTTGTACGTCGTCGGTTATATTGGGGGCGTCTTCTTCGCCCTTCCACTGTTGATGATCGGCTTCAGCCAGCTCTGA
- a CDS encoding DUF6644 family protein: MTDVWQALSALPPAIWLQRNAVAYLLVNAAHIVSLGLLIGTIITLDLRLLGAFRAVPVSALWPLLSRLAACGLGLAALTGAWLFSVNAPVYVENTAFQAKLGLIAAAVLNALWLHRRQSGSEMHLRSQRAATRFQAALSLCLWLSAVVAGRWIGFL, encoded by the coding sequence GTGACGGACGTCTGGCAAGCGCTATCGGCCTTACCGCCTGCAATCTGGCTGCAGCGCAATGCCGTTGCTTATCTGCTGGTCAATGCTGCACACATCGTCTCGCTCGGCCTGTTGATCGGAACCATTATCACGCTGGATCTCCGTTTGCTCGGAGCGTTCCGCGCGGTTCCGGTGTCTGCGCTATGGCCGCTGCTGTCACGTCTGGCAGCCTGCGGTCTCGGCCTGGCTGCCCTTACCGGCGCGTGGCTGTTCAGCGTGAACGCCCCGGTTTATGTGGAAAATACTGCGTTCCAGGCCAAGCTGGGCCTGATCGCGGCGGCCGTACTCAATGCGCTCTGGTTGCACCGTCGACAATCCGGTAGCGAGATGCACCTACGCAGCCAACGTGCCGCAACCAGGTTCCAGGCCGCGCTCTCGTTATGCCTGTGGCTGAGTGCAGTAGTTGCTGGACGATGGATCGGATTTCTTTAA
- a CDS encoding DUF6152 family protein: protein MFIKRTLGIAMLTASLVSPATAHHGWSWAEQEQTQLSGTITNVQMAPPHPSLDVEAEDGTWRVELGNPRNTAKAGFDENAASPGDSITAVGNRSQDKSEKRMKAVRVTIEGKTYDIYPERIEKQ, encoded by the coding sequence ATGTTCATCAAGCGCACGCTCGGTATTGCCATGCTAACGGCTTCGCTCGTCTCACCCGCGACGGCTCATCACGGCTGGTCATGGGCCGAGCAGGAACAGACCCAACTGAGCGGCACCATCACCAACGTTCAGATGGCACCTCCCCATCCTTCGCTGGATGTCGAGGCGGAGGATGGCACCTGGCGAGTCGAACTGGGCAACCCGCGCAACACGGCGAAAGCCGGTTTCGATGAAAACGCTGCCAGCCCGGGCGACAGCATCACCGCCGTGGGCAACCGCAGCCAGGACAAGTCCGAAAAGCGCATGAAAGCCGTGCGGGTCACTATCGAGGGGAAGACGTACGACATCTACCCGGAGCGAATCGAAAAGCAGTAA